AGCGACCCCGAGGAGCGGCTGTGCGGCATCATCACCGACCGTGACATCGTCGTGAAGTGCGTCGCCGCGGGCCACGACCCGGCCCAGGTGACGGCGAGCGAGCTGTGCCAGGGCACACCCCGCTGGATCAACGACGACGCGGACGTCTCCGAGGTGCTGTCCACCATGGGCACCCACCAGATCCGCCGGCTGCCGGTGATCGACGAGGACAAGCGCCTGGTCGGCATGATCAGCGAGTCCGACCTCGCCCAGGTGCTCACCGACGACCAGATCGCCGACTTCGTCTCCCAGGTCTACGCCTGAACGGCCGACCGCCCACCGGGGTCCGTGCCGTTCGCGGCGCGGACCCCGGCGCGGTTCGCCGGGCGGCGGGCGCCGCCCGCTCGCATCCTGGTGCCATGACCTCAAGTGCCAGGCGCCCGAGGAGCGGGCGCTCCGCCGAATTCTGGACCCCGGGCCGGATCACCCTCGCGGCCGTCGCCGTCCTCACGCTGATCTTCATCTTCGAGAACACCCGGCAGACCCGGATCAGGCTGCTGATCCCCGAGGTGACGATGCCGCTGTGGCTGGCGCTGCTCGCGCCCGGCGTCATCGGCGCCCTGTGCGGGCTCTACCTCGCGCGCCGCAGGTGAGGCCGGCGGCCGGCGCGCCGGCCGGGGGACGCCCCGGCCGGCGGCCTCACGCGTCCCCGGGCGACGTCGGCCTGCCCGCTCGCTGGGCCTCGATCACGGCGGTGTAGCTGGTGGCCTTCTGGAAGGTCACCTCCTTGCCGGTCTCGTCCTCAAGCAGCTCGATGATCGGCTCGTAGCGCTGGGCGGGCGAGGTGGACTCCTCGGACGGGATCGCCGCGAGGACCAGGGTGTCCGGGTCGCGGCCCTCACCGGAGTCGCCGCCGCCGGACGCGGCGCTGGAACCGCAGGCGGTGAGCGCGAGCGGGACCAGGGCGGCGCGCGCCGCCAGCCGGGGGACGCGGGTCGTGCTGGGCATGGTGGAACGTCCTTCGACACAGGGGGGTGGGGCTGTCAGCGTCGGGAGGACAGGTGTGGACGCGGGCGCACAGGGGTTAACCCGTGCTGAACGGTGCGGAAGACAACGGTCCAGTTGGTGCCACAAGCGGCCCCGCCGCCCGGCCGCCGCGCCCTGCCAGCCCGCGCGGCGACGGGGCGCGCCCGCGGCGTCGCGTGCGGTGTCCCGGCGGTCCCGGCCCTGTTGTCCGGCCTGTCCCCGCCGTGTTCGATGGTCGTCACGCACCGGCCACCGGAGGGGAACATGGCCCGCACCACGACGACCGTCCGCCGCAGCACGCTCATCCTGCCCGTGGCGCCCCTGGGCCCCGAGAACCCGCTGCCGCCGCTGCTGCCCCGCGACGAGGCGCACCACGTCGGCGAACGGGAGCGGGCCGCGCTGCCGCCCGACATGGCCCGCCAGATCGGGTACGCGCCGCTGCGCACGGTGCTGCCCACCCGGCTCCTCGACGGGTACGGCAGGACCCGCCGCCGTACCGAGCTGGAGACCCTGGTCATCGAGAACGACCGGCTGCGCGCCACCGTGCTGCCCGGTTTCGGCGGCCGCGTCCACTCGCTGTACCACAAGCCGTCGGGGCGTGACCTGCTGTACACCAACCCCGTGCTCCAGCCCGCCGACTTCGCGCTGAACGGCGCGTGGTTCTCCGGCGGCATCGAATGGAACATCGGCGCGACCGGACACACGACGCTCTCCTGCGCGCCCGTGCACGCGGCCGTCGTGACGGCTCCCGACGGCGGCCGGATGCTGCGGCTGTGGGAGTGGGAACGGCTGCGGGACACGCCGTTCCAGGTCGACCTGTGGCTGCCCGAGGGCTCGGACCACCTGTTCGTCGGGGTGCGCGTCCGCAACCCGCACGAGACGGCCGTGCCCCTCTACTGGTGGTCGAACACCGCCGTGCCCGAGGGCCCCGGCACCCGCGTCCTCGCGCCCGCCGACGAGGCGTGGCACTTCGGCTACGCCAGGACCCTGCGGCGCATCCCCGTGCCCGAGTGGGACGGCGCGGACCGCAGCTACCCGCTGCACGGCGACCACCCGGCCGACTACTTCTACGAGGTGCCCGCGTCCGCCAGGAAGTGGATCGCCGCGGTGGACCGGCACGGGTCCGGCCTGGTGCAGACCTCCACGGCCCGGCTGAGCGGCCGGAAGCTGTTCGTGTGGGGCGCGGGCCCGGGCGGGCGCCGCTGGCAGCGCTGGCTGACCGAGGAGGGCACGCCCGGGTACGCCGAGATCCAGGCCGGGCTGGCCCGCACCCAGCTGGAGCACGTGCCGCTCGCGGCCGGGGCCGAGGTCAGCTGGCTGGAGACCTACGGGCCGGTCGACTGCGACCCGGCCGCCGTGCACGGCTCCGACTGGCGCGCGGCCCGCGAACACCTCGCGCTGCGGCTGGCGGACACGCTGCCGGCGGAACGCGTGGCGGCGGCGTACGCGGCCTGGCTGCCCTGCGCGGACCTCGCCCCCGAGGAGGCGCTGCACACGGGGAGCGGCTGGGGCGCGCTCGACGTCGCGCGCGGCGGCTACGCGTTGCCTGGCACGCCGTTCGACTCCGGCACGATCGGCGCGGAGCAGCGCCCGTGGCTGCGGCTGCTCGACACAGGACGGCTCCCGGACGAGGCCGCGGACCCGGCCAGGCCGCCAGGGCCAGGACCGGTCTCCGCCCCCTGGCGCGAGCGCCTTGAGTGCGCGCCGGGCGGGCCGGTCACCGACTACCACCTCGGGGTGGCCCAGTGGCACGCGGGCGACCGGTCGCAGGCCGGGCGCAGCTGGGAACGCGCGCTCGCCGCCGGACCGACCCCCTGGGTGCTGCGCTGCCTCGCCGTGGCCCGGGCCGCCGCCGGGCACCGGCAGGAGGCGGCCGAGTACGCCGCCGCGGCGGCCGGCCTCGCCCTCGACACGCCGGGCGTGCCGCTGCCCGCCCTGGCGGCGCTCGGCCGCGAGGCGGTGCCGCTGCTGCTGGCCGCGGGCCGGGCCGCCGAGGCCGGGCGGCTCCTGGAGCGGCTGCCGGACCGCGTGCGCGGGACGGGCAGGTTCCGGCTGCTGCACGCGCGCGTGCTCATCGCCCAGGGCGACCGGCGCGCCGCGCGGACCGTCTTCGACGCCGGGTTCGAGGTGGCGGACCTGCGCGAGGGCGACGAGATCCTGAGCGACACCTGGGCGGAGCTGACCGAGGATCCGCTGCCCGAGCGGTACGAGTTCCGGATGCGCCCGTCCTGACCCGGGCGGCCCCCGCGGCCGGTGGTGGACCGGGCGCCGGGCAGGGCCCGGTGCCCGCCCGGTGACCGGATGCGGCCGACCGCTCGGACACGCGGCGACCGAACGGGCGCGAAACGGGCGCCCGCATTGCCCGTCCGGGCGGCGGGCGTGGGCCGCCGCCCGGTCGTCGCCCCACCGGACGGGCATTATCGGGCGTGATCTTCCGCACTGAATGCCTGGGCAGGGGCGGGCGTTGAGCGGTAGAACTCTGCACACGGGCCCAATCAGGCAGGGAAAGCACGGAATCGGAACCGCTGCGAGGAGGCACCGCATGACCGCGGAGGAGCGGCAGCGCGCCATCGTCGGAGTCGCCAGGCGCTCCGGCGCGGTGCAGGTCACCCAACTGGCGCGGGATCTCGGCGTGGCCAAGGAGACCGTGCGCAGGGATCTGCGCGTGCTGGAGGCGCACGGCCTGCTCCGCCGCACCCACGGCGGCGCGTACCCCGTGGAGAGCGCCGGGTTCGAGACGACGCTCGCGCTGCGCGCCACGCGGCACGTGCCGGAGAAGCGGCGCATCGCCGCGGCCGCCGCCGAACTGGTGGGCGACGCCGAGACGGTGTTCATCGACGAGGGCTTCACCCCCCAGCTCATCGCCGAGTCGCTGCCGAGGGACCGGGCGTTGACCGTGGTCACCGCGTCGCTGACCGTGGCGTCGGCCCTGGCCCCGGTCGACGACTGGACGGTGCTGCTGCTCGGCGGCCGGGTCCGCGGCTCCACGATGGCAACGGTCGACCACTGGACGGCGAAGATGCTCGCCGGCTTCGTCATCGACCTCGCCTTCATCGGCGCCAACGGCATCTCCCGCGAGCACGGCCTCACCACGCCCGACCCCGCGGTGAGCGAGGTCAAGCGGCAGGCCGTGCTGGCCTCAAGGCGCCGGGTGTTCACCGGCATCCACACCAAGTTCGGCGCGGCGAGCTTCTGCCGCTTCGCGGACGTGCCCGACCTCGACGTGATCGTGACGAGCACGAGTCTCAGCACCGCGGAGGCACACCGCTACTCCCTCCAGGGGCCGCAGGTCATCCGCGTCTGACCGGCTCGCCCGATCCCACACATCCACGACACCCCCCCGCGGGCGGTGCGGCCTCGCACGCCCGGAAACCAGGAGTCTCGACCATGCGCAGCAAGAGCCGAAGCACCACGCGTGCCCTGGTCGCCAGCGCGGCGGCCTGTACGCTGCTCGCCGCCTGCGCCGGAGCCGGAGGCCACGGCTCCGGCGGCGACAGCATCAACGTCCTCATGGTCAACAACCCGCAGATGGTCCAGCTCAGGGAGCTCACCCAGGAGCACTTCACCGAGGAGACCGGGATCGAGGTCCACTTCACGGTGCTCCCGGAGAACGAGGTCAGGGACAAGATCAGTCAGGACTTCGCCAACCAGTCCGGCCAGTACGACGTGGCCACGATCAGCAACTACGAGACGCCGATCTACTCGGGCAACGGCTGGCTCCAGCCGCTCGACGAATACCTCTCCTCCGACAGCGACTACGACGCCGCCGACATCCTCCCGCCCATCCAGCGCTCGCTGACCGGCGAGGACGGCCACATCTACGCGCAGCCGTTCTACGGCGAGTCCTCGTTCCTGATGTACCGCACCGACGTGTTCGAAGAGCACGGCCTCACCATGCCGGAGAGGCCCACCTGGCAGGAGGTGGCCGACCTCGCCGCCGAGGTCGACGCGGCCGAGGAGGACATGAAGGGCATCTGCCTGCGCGGCCTGCCCGGCTGGGGCGAGGTCATCGCGCCGCTGACCACGCTGGTCAACACGTTCGGCGGCACGTGGTTCACCGCCGACTGGGAAGCCGCGCTCACCGAGCCCGAGTTCGTCGAGGCCACCGAGTTCTACGTGGACCTCGTGCGCGAGCACGGCGAGGCGGGTGCCGCCCAGTCCGGCTACGCCGAGTGCCTGAACAACATGGTCCAGGGCAACACCGCCATGTGGTACGACGCCACCGCGGGCGCCGGCTCGCTTGAGGCGGCCGACTCCCCGGTGCGCGGCACCATCGGCTACGTGCCCGCGCCGGTCGTGGAGACCGAGAGCTCGGGCTGGCTCTACACGTGGGCCTGGGGCGTGCAGCGGGCCTCGGCCAACCCGGACGCCGCCTGGGAGTTCATCTCCTGGGCCTCCGGCACGGAGTACGAGGAACTCGTCGGCGAGACCCTCGGCTGGGAGAACGTCCCGGCCGGCAAACGGGCGTCCACCTACGACGACCCGCGCTACCAGCAGGCGGCCGGCGCGTTCTGGGAGGTGACGCGGGACGCCATCGCCGAGGCCGACCCGTTCGACCCGGGCGTGCAGGAACGGCCGGTCCCGGGAGTGCAGTTCGTCACCATCCCCGAGTTCGCCGACCTCGGGACCCGCGTGTCGCAGGAGATCAGCGCGGCCATCGCCGGGCGGCAGAGCGTCCGGGACGCGCTGGAGACCTCCCAGGACATGGCCGAGGAGATCGCGGAGGAGCACCGGAACCGATGAACACCACGACCACCCGCACCCCCGCGCCCCCCGCCCGCCCCGCGGCGGGAGCCGCCCGGCCGCCGCGGCCGAGCCGGGTCTCGTCCTGGGCCCGCAGGGCACCGCTCCTCCCGGCCCTGATCTTCCTCGTCGTCGTCACGCAGCTGCCGTTCGCCGCCACCCTGGTGATCTCGCTGTGGGACTGGAACGCCCTCTACCCGGACGACCGCGCGTTCACCGGATTCGGCAACTACGGCACGGTGCTGGGCGATTCCGACCTGCGCGGCGCCGTCCTCACCACGGCGCTGCTGACCGCCACGGTCGTGCTGGTCAGTCTCGTGCTCGGGCTCGCGCTCGCGCTGCTCCTCGACCGCCGCTTCCGCGGGCGCGGCGTGGTGCGCACCATGGCCATCACGCCGTTCCTGCTCGTGCCGGTGGCCGCCGCGCTGATGTGGAAGCACCTGCTGTTCAACCCCGAGTACGGGCTGCTCAACGGCCTGCTCGCCGCGTTCGGCGACCTGTTCGGGTTCACCGCGCCGCAGCCGGACTGGATCTCCGAGATGCCGCTGCTCGCGGTGGAGGCGGCGCTGATCTGGCAGTGGACGCCGTTCATGATGCTGATCCTGCTGGCCGGCCTCCAGAGCCGCCCGCTCGAACTCACCGAGGCGGCCCGCATCGACGGCGCGAACAACTGGCAGATCTTCGCCCACCTGACGCTGCCGCACCTGCGCCGCTACATCGAACTCGGCGGCCTGCTCGGCTCGATCTACATCGTCCAGCACTTCGACGCGGTGTTCACCATCACCGCCGGCGGTCTCGACACCGCCAACCTGCCCTACGTCGTCTACCAGGAGTTCTACCAGGCGCAGGACTACGGCGTGGCCTCCGCGGCCGGGGTGCTCGTCGTCCTCGGCTCGCTGCTCATCGCCACGTTCGCGCTGCGCGTGGTGTCCTCGCTGTTCCGGGAGGAGGGGAGCCGGTCATGACGACCGCCGACCTGAAGACCACGACCGCCCGCCCCGCGCGGCAGGCCGCCGGCCGCGCCGCCCCCCGCCCGCCCGGCGGCGGCCGGTGGCGCTCGGCGGCGCTCACGCTCGGCGCGTGGGTGGCCGGACTGCTGTTCTTCCTGCCCGTTGCGTGGCTGGTGCTGACGTCACTGCACTCGGAGTCCGACGCGGCGAGCAACCCGCCCGCGGTCATGGCCCCGCTGACGCTCGACAACTATCGCGAGTTCTTCGGCACCTCGATCTGGGAGGGGCCCTGGCCGCCGCTGATCAACTCGGCCACCGCGTCCCTGGCCTCGACCGCCCTGGTGCTGCTCCTCGCGCTGCCGGCCGCCTACGCGCTGACCATCAGGCCGGTGAAGGCGTGGCGCGACACGCTGTTCTTCTTCCTGTCCACCAAGATGCTGCCGGTCGTGGCCGGGCTGCTGCCGGTCTACCTGTTCGCGCGGAACATCGGCTTCCTCGACCACGTCTGGCTCCTGGTCATCCTCTACACCTCGATGAACCTGCCCATCGCTGTGTGGATGCTCCAGTCCTTCCTCGCCGAGGTTCCCTCATCCGTCATCGAGGCGGCCCAGCTGGACGGCGCGAGACTGCCGGTGGTGCTGGGGCGCGTGGTGGCGCCCATCGTGCTGCCCGGCATCGCCGCCACGGCGCTGATCTGCTTCATCTTCAGCTGGAACGAACTGCTCTTCGCGCGGGTCCTCACCGGCGTCAGGGCCGAGACGGCCCCGGTGTTCCTGACCAGCTTCATCACGAGCCAGGGCCTGTTCCTCGCCCAGCTGGCCGCCGCCTCGATCGCCATCTCCCTGCCGGTGCTCGCCGCGGGGTTCGCCGCCCAGGACAAGCTGGTCCAGGGTCTGTCGCTAGGAGCTGTCAAGTGAAAGCCGCCCTCATCGAATCCGTCGGAAAGGTCAAGGTCACCACGGTCCCCGATCCGACCCCGGGGCCGCGCGAGGTCGTGGTCAAGGTCGCCGCGTGCGGCCTGTGCGGCACCGACCTGCACATCAGGGAGGGCGAGTTCGCGCCCCGGCTGCCGGTGGTGCCCGGCCACGAGTTCGCGGGCGAGGTGGTGGCCACCGGGCGGGAGGTCACCACGCTCGCCGAGGGCGACCGGGTCGCGGTCGACCCCTCCCTGTACTGCCACGAGTGCCGCTACTGCCGCACGGGGCACGCCAACCTGTGCGAGCGCTGGGCGGCGATCGGCGTGACGGTGGCGGGCGGCGCCGCCGAGTTCGCGGTGGCGCCCGCGGCGAACTGCGTGAAACTGCCCGAGCACGTCTCCACGCAGGACGCGGCGCTGATCGAGCCGCTGTCCTGCGCGATCCGCGGCTACGACGTCATCCGCTCCACGCTGGGCGCCCGGGTGCTGATCTACGGCTCGGGCACGATGGGCCTGATGATGCTCGAACTGGCCAAGCGGACCGGCGCGAGCGGCGTCGACGTCGTGGACGTGAACCCGGAGCGGCTGGCCACCGCCGAGCGGCTCGGCTGCTCAAGGACGGCGGCCGGCGCCGACGAGTTCGACCGGCCCGAGGGCTGGGAGTTCGTCATCGACGCCACGGGCAACGCCGCCGCCATCCAGGACGGCCTCGGCCGGGTCGCGAAGGCCGGCACGTTCCTCCAGTTCGGGGTGTCCGACTACGCGGCCCGCGCCACCATCGAGCCCTACAAGATCTACAACCAGGAGATCACCATCACCGGCTCGATGGCCGTGCTGCACAGCTACGAACGCGCCGCCGACCTGTTCGCGGCGGGGCTGCTGGACCCGTCGGTGTTCATCAGCGACCGGCTGCCGCTCGACGAGTACCCCGAGGCGCTCGACCGGTTCGCGGCCGGCATCGGCAGGAAGATCGTGGTCACGCCGTAGGCTCGCGCGGTCGTGGGCGCCGGCGGCCGGACGGGCGGCCACCGGCGCCGTTCACGTGCGGGGGCGCGGCCGTCCGCGCGGCGCTCGCGCGGCCCGGCGGGGGCCGCGGCCGGCTCAGCCAGGGACTGGCGATCCGCGGCTCAAGGGGTCCTGAACATCCGGGCCCGATCCGGCGAGTATGAGGGTGATCACGCCGATCGCGCGGGCGGCGCCCGCTGATCCCAGGAGACCTCTCATGCCGAAGGCCATCGACATCCCCGTACCCGACCTCGCCGGCCGGCTCGCCCTCGTCACGGGCGCGAGCGACGGGATCGGGCTGAACATCGCCGCGCGGCTCGCGCGGGCCGGCGCCGAGGTCCTCATGCCGGTGCGCGACCCGGCCAAGGGGGAGGCCGCCGCGCGGCGCATCCGCGAGCGCGTGCCCGACGCCCGGCTCGACGTCCGCACGCTCGACCTGGCCTCGCTCGCGTCGGTCGCCGCCTTCGCCGACGAGCTGCTGCGCGAGGGGCGCCCGCTGCACATCCACATCAACAACGCCGGCGTCATGACGCCGCCCACCCGCCAGGTCACCGAGGACGGGTTCGAGCTCCAGTTCGCCACCAACCACCTCGGGCACTTCGCCCTCACCGCCCGGCTGCTGCCGCTGCTGCGGGCCGGCGCGGCGCGCGTGACGACGCAGGTGAGCGTCGCGGCGGCCAGGAACGCCGTCCACTGGGACGACCTCGCCTGGGAGCAGCGCTACCACGCGCAGAAGTCGTACGCCTCCTCGAAGATCGCGACCGGCCTGTTCGGGCTTGAGCTGCACCGCCGCGCCACCGCGGAGGACTGGGGGATCAGGAGCAACCTGTCGCACCCCGGCATCTCGCCCACCAACCTGCTGGCCGCGCAGCCGGGGATGGGGCGCCCGCGGGACACCACGGCGGTGCGGGTGATCCGCGGGCTCTCCCGCCGCGGCATCCTGGCCGGCACCCCCGAGTCGGCCGCGCTGACCGCTGTGTACGCGGCGACAAGCCCGGAGGCCGAGGGCGGCCACCTGTACGGCCCGAGCGGACCCTTCCACCTCGGCGGCGCACCGGCCGAGCAGAAGATGTACGCCCCGCTGCGAAGCGCGGAGGACGGCCGGCGGATCTGGGAGCTGTCGGAGCGGCTGGTGGGCGTGCGTTTCCCGGGCATGGAGGAACACCGGAACGAGAACCGTCGCTAGGGCGTTCGGTCCGGATCGTCCGATCGTCAGGGCGGGTGCGCCGCGCCTTCGACCGCGAGGCGTCAGTCGGCGATGCCGGAGCCGAGGGCGATGCCGGTGGTGTCGTGCCGTGCGGTGAGCGTGACGCCGGTGCCGCGGCAGTGGACGGCTTGCAGGGCGGCGGTGTTGGCGAGCACGGCGACGCCGGGCCGCGCGGCGCGCTCTCGGGTTGTCTCCGCGTCGGCGTCGGGCAGGATGAGCCAGGCATAGAAGGCGCCTTCAGGTCTGTGGCCGTGGTCGACGCCGACGTGGAAGACGTTCGCCGTCTGCGGTGTTGCTCTTCCGTTCTCCGTGATGTCGGACCAGCTGCCGGATCGGGGATGGGTACCGGCGAGTACCTCGGAGTGCTCGACCAGGGGGATGTACCCGATGCGACCCTGATGTACCCAGTCCTGGCCGGTCGGGCCCGGCCCGATCGTCACGGGCCCGGTCGCCAGCCGCTGGTCGATGGTGGTGATCACCGGGTGCTCGGCCGAGGGGGCGCTGATGTGCGTGCCCAGGGCGATCACCATGTCGCCGAAGCAGAACCAGGCCTTCCAGCCGTCCGCGATGCGGTCGGTACCGGCGAGCCGCATGAGGGCGATGCCGAGGCGGCCGTCGGTCCATCCAGCGACGTCGTCGCCGGCTCCGCGCCGCTCGTTGGGGCGGGGAAGAAGCGCCGCGGGATCGGAGGGCTGTTCGGCGGTGATGCCGGGGAGGCGTGCCCAGTCCCATACCGGGAGGACGGCGCGGTAGCCGTCCTCGGGGGTGTCGCCCACGCGGATCGCCGCGACTCCGTCGGCCAGGTGGCGGCCCCGCAGATTCTCGCCGGCGAGGCTCTCCGTCGGGATGGTCCGGGTCGAGGACATCCGTACGGAGAGCGACCAGCCGGGCCGGCGGTGTGCCAGATAGTCGGAGCGGGGGTAGTACCGGCAGCCGACCGGACCGCCCGGCCCCGCACCGTCCGCGTCGCCGGCTCCGAGCTGTTCCAGGCGCCGCGCGAAGGCCGTCAGTTCTCGGGCTCTGGGCGGCCCGGTCGCCAGGAGCCGCCGCAGGGACTCCCGGAGGGCGGCGCCGGCCCGGTGCGCGGTTTCGCGGGTGACCTCACGGCCCATGAGCGTGAAGTCGTAGCCGTCGCCGTGGAGGGCCCACTGCTGGCCGTCGAGGAGGTAGTCGACCAGCAGCTGTACCTGCTCCTCGTCGAACGCCCACGGCGTGTCGTGTACGGCGTGGACCCACGGGACGATGGTGGTGACGAGGGAGGCACCGTAGCCGCCGGCGTAGGGCAGCGGCCCGTGGTGATGGAAGCTCAGGTCGTCCTGGATGCCCTCGCTGTCGGACGGGCGCAGCACGGTCGCCATGCGGCCGACCGCCGCGGCCAGCAGGTCGGCGTCTCCGACGAGGACGGCGCGTCTCAGCTCGACCCCCTGGCGCCAGATGATGTTCTGCCCCGTCATCTCCACCGGGCCGGCGGAGTCGCCGAGCCAGTCGCCCCACTGCTCGCGTTCTTCCGCGCCGAGCCGGTCGTGCAGCAGAAGGAGGGAATCACCGACGTTCTGCGGGACGCCGATCTCGTTGTACCACCAGTTCGCGGCGTGGATTCCGAGGCGCCGCCAGCCCTCCAGCGCGCGCAGCGCTTGGCCGTGGTGAGCCGTCGAGCGGGCCAGGCAGCGGGCGCGGTCCAGGTGGCCGATCGCCTCCCACTCCACGCCGTCGGGGGCGTCGTAGTCGATGTCGGGCCAGGTGCTGTCGTCCCCCAGCGTGTCGGCCAGGCGCTCACGTTCCGCGGCAGCCGGCGGGTCGGCGGTCAGCAACTGCGCGCACAGGCGCATGCGGACACTGTCGAGTCCAGGCATGCACGGAAATCTCTCATCCGACAACGCCGGATGGCATCCGGTTTCCTACGGGCGCCCGCACCCTCCACCCCGCACGCATCCTCGTCCGGTCCGCATGGTGATCCGAACGAACAACCTGGGCCGCCGGAAGGCGAGGGCCGGTCATAGCCGGGTGGCCGTGCGGATCAGCCCGGCGAGGGCGAGGGAGCGGCTGTGCGCGGGCCAGGCGATGTGGGTCACGACAGGAGGTGCGTCGGCCAGGGGGACGGCGGCGTGCTCGGCCCACAGCCAGGCGCGGGCCGAGTCGGGGAAGACGGCCACGGTACGTCCGAGGGCGATCAGCTGGGCCAGCTGCGTCTGGTCGTGGATCTCGGGGCCAGGGCCGGGCGGGTAGACGCCGTGGCGGGACCAGCGGGCGAGCGGAAGATCGGGGATGTCGCCGACCTCGGCCAGGGTCAGGCTCTTCCGCGCGGCGAGGGGGTGGCCGGCGGGCAGGACGGCGATCTGCCCCTCGGTCATCAGTTCCTCGCTGTCGAACCCGGCGAGGGAGTTGAACGGCTTGTGCATGAGGGCCACATCGGCGCGGCCGTCGCGCAGCATCTCCTCCTGCTCACAGGTCCCGCTCGGCAGCACCTCGACCTCGGCGGCGTCGGGCTCGGCCGCGTAGGCGTCGAGGAGCTTGTGCAGCAGCTCGTGGGACGCGCCGGCCTTCACCGCC
Above is a genomic segment from Streptomyces marincola containing:
- a CDS encoding DeoR/GlpR family DNA-binding transcription regulator → MTAEERQRAIVGVARRSGAVQVTQLARDLGVAKETVRRDLRVLEAHGLLRRTHGGAYPVESAGFETTLALRATRHVPEKRRIAAAAAELVGDAETVFIDEGFTPQLIAESLPRDRALTVVTASLTVASALAPVDDWTVLLLGGRVRGSTMATVDHWTAKMLAGFVIDLAFIGANGISREHGLTTPDPAVSEVKRQAVLASRRRVFTGIHTKFGAASFCRFADVPDLDVIVTSTSLSTAEAHRYSLQGPQVIRV
- a CDS encoding carbohydrate ABC transporter permease gives rise to the protein MNTTTTRTPAPPARPAAGAARPPRPSRVSSWARRAPLLPALIFLVVVTQLPFAATLVISLWDWNALYPDDRAFTGFGNYGTVLGDSDLRGAVLTTALLTATVVLVSLVLGLALALLLDRRFRGRGVVRTMAITPFLLVPVAAALMWKHLLFNPEYGLLNGLLAAFGDLFGFTAPQPDWISEMPLLAVEAALIWQWTPFMMLILLAGLQSRPLELTEAARIDGANNWQIFAHLTLPHLRRYIELGGLLGSIYIVQHFDAVFTITAGGLDTANLPYVVYQEFYQAQDYGVASAAGVLVVLGSLLIATFALRVVSSLFREEGSRS
- a CDS encoding DUF5107 domain-containing protein; translation: MARTTTTVRRSTLILPVAPLGPENPLPPLLPRDEAHHVGERERAALPPDMARQIGYAPLRTVLPTRLLDGYGRTRRRTELETLVIENDRLRATVLPGFGGRVHSLYHKPSGRDLLYTNPVLQPADFALNGAWFSGGIEWNIGATGHTTLSCAPVHAAVVTAPDGGRMLRLWEWERLRDTPFQVDLWLPEGSDHLFVGVRVRNPHETAVPLYWWSNTAVPEGPGTRVLAPADEAWHFGYARTLRRIPVPEWDGADRSYPLHGDHPADYFYEVPASARKWIAAVDRHGSGLVQTSTARLSGRKLFVWGAGPGGRRWQRWLTEEGTPGYAEIQAGLARTQLEHVPLAAGAEVSWLETYGPVDCDPAAVHGSDWRAAREHLALRLADTLPAERVAAAYAAWLPCADLAPEEALHTGSGWGALDVARGGYALPGTPFDSGTIGAEQRPWLRLLDTGRLPDEAADPARPPGPGPVSAPWRERLECAPGGPVTDYHLGVAQWHAGDRSQAGRSWERALAAGPTPWVLRCLAVARAAAGHRQEAAEYAAAAAGLALDTPGVPLPALAALGREAVPLLLAAGRAAEAGRLLERLPDRVRGTGRFRLLHARVLIAQGDRRAARTVFDAGFEVADLREGDEILSDTWAELTEDPLPERYEFRMRPS
- a CDS encoding zinc-dependent alcohol dehydrogenase family protein produces the protein MKAALIESVGKVKVTTVPDPTPGPREVVVKVAACGLCGTDLHIREGEFAPRLPVVPGHEFAGEVVATGREVTTLAEGDRVAVDPSLYCHECRYCRTGHANLCERWAAIGVTVAGGAAEFAVAPAANCVKLPEHVSTQDAALIEPLSCAIRGYDVIRSTLGARVLIYGSGTMGLMMLELAKRTGASGVDVVDVNPERLATAERLGCSRTAAGADEFDRPEGWEFVIDATGNAAAIQDGLGRVAKAGTFLQFGVSDYAARATIEPYKIYNQEITITGSMAVLHSYERAADLFAAGLLDPSVFISDRLPLDEYPEALDRFAAGIGRKIVVTP
- a CDS encoding CBS domain-containing protein; this encodes MTTAAEIMNPGAQWIPETETLDRAAQLMRELGVGALPVSDPEERLCGIITDRDIVVKCVAAGHDPAQVTASELCQGTPRWINDDADVSEVLSTMGTHQIRRLPVIDEDKRLVGMISESDLAQVLTDDQIADFVSQVYA
- a CDS encoding ABC transporter substrate-binding protein, which codes for MRSKSRSTTRALVASAAACTLLAACAGAGGHGSGGDSINVLMVNNPQMVQLRELTQEHFTEETGIEVHFTVLPENEVRDKISQDFANQSGQYDVATISNYETPIYSGNGWLQPLDEYLSSDSDYDAADILPPIQRSLTGEDGHIYAQPFYGESSFLMYRTDVFEEHGLTMPERPTWQEVADLAAEVDAAEEDMKGICLRGLPGWGEVIAPLTTLVNTFGGTWFTADWEAALTEPEFVEATEFYVDLVREHGEAGAAQSGYAECLNNMVQGNTAMWYDATAGAGSLEAADSPVRGTIGYVPAPVVETESSGWLYTWAWGVQRASANPDAAWEFISWASGTEYEELVGETLGWENVPAGKRASTYDDPRYQQAAGAFWEVTRDAIAEADPFDPGVQERPVPGVQFVTIPEFADLGTRVSQEISAAIAGRQSVRDALETSQDMAEEIAEEHRNR
- a CDS encoding LapA family protein — encoded protein: MTSSARRPRSGRSAEFWTPGRITLAAVAVLTLIFIFENTRQTRIRLLIPEVTMPLWLALLAPGVIGALCGLYLARRR
- a CDS encoding PhnD/SsuA/transferrin family substrate-binding protein, whose protein sequence is MPSTTRVPRLAARAALVPLALTACGSSAASGGGDSGEGRDPDTLVLAAIPSEESTSPAQRYEPIIELLEDETGKEVTFQKATSYTAVIEAQRAGRPTSPGDA
- a CDS encoding SDR family oxidoreductase, whose product is MPKAIDIPVPDLAGRLALVTGASDGIGLNIAARLARAGAEVLMPVRDPAKGEAAARRIRERVPDARLDVRTLDLASLASVAAFADELLREGRPLHIHINNAGVMTPPTRQVTEDGFELQFATNHLGHFALTARLLPLLRAGAARVTTQVSVAAARNAVHWDDLAWEQRYHAQKSYASSKIATGLFGLELHRRATAEDWGIRSNLSHPGISPTNLLAAQPGMGRPRDTTAVRVIRGLSRRGILAGTPESAALTAVYAATSPEAEGGHLYGPSGPFHLGGAPAEQKMYAPLRSAEDGRRIWELSERLVGVRFPGMEEHRNENRR
- a CDS encoding carbohydrate ABC transporter permease encodes the protein MTTADLKTTTARPARQAAGRAAPRPPGGGRWRSAALTLGAWVAGLLFFLPVAWLVLTSLHSESDAASNPPAVMAPLTLDNYREFFGTSIWEGPWPPLINSATASLASTALVLLLALPAAYALTIRPVKAWRDTLFFFLSTKMLPVVAGLLPVYLFARNIGFLDHVWLLVILYTSMNLPIAVWMLQSFLAEVPSSVIEAAQLDGARLPVVLGRVVAPIVLPGIAATALICFIFSWNELLFARVLTGVRAETAPVFLTSFITSQGLFLAQLAAASIAISLPVLAAGFAAQDKLVQGLSLGAVK